Genomic DNA from Candidatus Sulfurimonas marisnigri:
AGTTTGAAAGAAAAAAGAAATGATAAAAAAACTAAAAAAGCTCAAGACTAAAATTCTAAAATAAGCTTTTTAAACTCTTTCATATGTGACTATTCCCTTAAATATTTTGGGATACCTATAACATCAATGAGTATTTAAAAGGGATAGAAATGGCGGTAGTAAGTATTGTAAATAATTTAGACTGTTTTGCAGAGGAATTTAAAGGTATTACTCTTCATGACTCAAAGATTGAAAAAGCGGAATTTGAATCGTGTCCATTTATATCTTGCGACTTTAGTGAAACTTTCTTTTTCTCTTGCAGGTTTGTTGAATGCCGATTTGAAAACTGTAATCTAATTATGCAGTCTGTTTTAAGGTTCAACCAGTTAGTTTATATACGTGGGGGAGTACTTCTTGGTAATGCATTGGTACTTGTGGCAGTTATGGAAGTGGAAAAAGTTGTAAGACAAAAAAGTTTCACATAAAATCGAGTCTCTAAGTTTGTGAACTTGAACCCTTTATTGTTATTGTCTATTATTGTAGCAAATTAAGAACATAAATAAATAAAAGTTTATAATGTCAAAGATAATTTTTGAAGTTAAAATGAAAGATATAGTTGATAATATGTTAATATTAAAACAAAGGATTATACATAGATGGCATCTGGAATTTTTGCACTCTTAGATGATATAGCTATACTTGCAGATGATGTTGCGGTTGCCAGCAAGATTGCCACTCAAAAAACTGCGGCAATACTCGGAGACGATTTAGCAGTAAATGCACAAAAAGCTACTGGGTTTGATCAATCACGTGAGTTGGCAGTAATTTGGGCTATTACAAAAGGTTCTTTAAAAAACAAGGTTATTATATTGCCAATAGCATTTCTTTTAAGCAGTTTTGCTCCTAGTGTAATTATATATATACTTATACTTGGAGGGCTCTATCTTCTATATGAGGGTACTGAAAAAATTGAAGAGTATCTGTTTCATAGAAATAATAAAGAAGTAGATAAAAAGATACTCCATTCAACAAAAGAAAACATCTTAGAGATAGAAGAAAAAAAGATAAAATCAGCAATACTTACAGACTTTGTGCTATCTATTGAGATAGTAGTTATCGCTCTTACAACTGTACTTAACAAACCATTTGAAGTTCAGGTAATTTCAACGGTATTTGTTGCACTTGTAGCAACTTTTGGCGTATATGGCATTGTTGCATTGATAGTAAGAATGGACAACGTAGGCTTTTGGCTGATAGATAAAAAACATATAAAAAGCGGCAGTTTTTTGATAGGTACCATGCCAAAACTGATTAAACTCTTAGCTCTAGTTGGTACATTTGCTATGATTTTAGTTGGAGGAG
This window encodes:
- a CDS encoding DUF808 family protein; the protein is MASGIFALLDDIAILADDVAVASKIATQKTAAILGDDLAVNAQKATGFDQSRELAVIWAITKGSLKNKVIILPIAFLLSSFAPSVIIYILILGGLYLLYEGTEKIEEYLFHRNNKEVDKKILHSTKENILEIEEKKIKSAILTDFVLSIEIVVIALTTVLNKPFEVQVISTVFVALVATFGVYGIVALIVRMDNVGFWLIDKKHIKSGSFLIGTMPKLIKLLALVGTFAMILVGGGILAHNIEFFHHYFISAIPAIINELIVGLIIGVVTLVFVKIFKTFKKEKS
- a CDS encoding pentapeptide repeat-containing protein; its protein translation is MAVVSIVNNLDCFAEEFKGITLHDSKIEKAEFESCPFISCDFSETFFFSCRFVECRFENCNLIMQSVLRFNQLVYIRGGVLLGNALVLVAVMEVEKVVRQKSFT